The DNA sequence GCACTCTGAATGGAGTGCTAATCGGCGTTTTGTGGTCGAATTATGTTATCCAAGAGGAAATCACATATACTTGCGCTGGGGATATAATTATGATTTTATCCCTGATATCAATAGTAAAAATAAGTTGACATGGCATCGGACAGAAAGTTCTGTAAAAATACACATTGCTGATGCTTGGTATAATCACATAGAGGATGAAAGAGAACAAGACTGTGGATATACAAAGGAAGAATTTTATAATCCAAGGAAATGCACAAGTTTTCAATATCAAATACCTACCTACACGTCCGATATAGAATTTGCATTGGAATATATAAAAAATGTGATAGATAAAAATATCCCACTGATAAGAGAGTGGATAAATAATGTACAAACAGTTGATGATGCCATTACTGTTCTTAATCAGAGGATAGTAACTTTACCCCATATATATGTTCCGTATATGTGTCATATCAGAGCGTTTTTATATGCAAAGAATAACGATATAGATAATGCAATCGAATCTATTAAACAAGGTTATGAAAATAGCGAGATACCACAAGTTATAATTGATAAATTGGTTCAGATTGCTAATGGGTAAGAAAGAGACAAATTCCAGTTTATGAGGCTAAAAGGAGGAGAAAAATGAGATATCCGAAATTTTTAGAAAAAGGTGGAACGATTGGCTTTGTTGCGCCATCTTTTGGTTGTAATATAGAACCATATCGGACAGCATTTGGTCATGCACTTGATACATTCCATGCTAAGGGCTATCAGACGGAGCTTGGTCCGAATTGTTATGAAGGCTGTGGTATCGGTATCAGTAATACGCCGGAGAAATGCGGTCAGGAGATTAATGAAATGTACACATCAAAGAAAAATGATGTTCTGATATCCTGCGGCGGTGGAGAGTTGATGTGTGAGACTCTTGATCATATTGATTTTGAACGCTTAAAGAAAGCAGATCCGAAATGGTTTGTGGGATATTCGGATAATACGAATCTGACTTATCTGCTGACAACGATCTGTGATACAGCTTCTGTTTATGGTCCATGTGCGGCAGCATTTGGCATGGAGCCGTGGCATGCATCGATAGAAGATACATTTGCACTGCTTTGTGGTGAGAAGAAAAGCCTGCAGGGATATCGTGGATATGAGAAGGAATCCCTGAAGGATGAAGAACATCCGCTTGCACCATATAATATCACTGAACAGAAGGAACTTCACCTGTATGAAACGGATGCGACGCATGGATCGACTACTGTCGATGAAGTATTCATGGCAGGTAGACTGATCGGTGGCTGCATGGACTGCCTGGTGAATCTGCTTGGAACGAAATTTGATAAAACAACAGATTTTCTGGAACACTATAAAGAGGATGGCTTCATCTGGTTCTTAGAAGCCTGTGATCTGAATGTAATGGCGATCCGCCGTGCTATGTGGCAGATGGAGCATGCGGGATGGTTCCGATATGTGAAGGGGTTTCTGATCGGACGTCCGCTGGTGCATGGGCAGGAGATGATGGGGCTTGACCAGTATCATGCGGTACTGGATATTATCGCCCACCACAATGTGCCGGTTATCATGGATGCCGATCTTGGACATATCGCACCGATGCTGCCATTGATCTCCGGCAGCTATGCGAACATCACCGCCACCGGAAATAACCTTGTGGTTGACATGAAGTTGAAGTAATGTGTGAATTTCACATTTATGGATAAAAATCTAACCGGCTGTTCACCGTGTTAATCTGGCTCAGAATCGACAATAGAAAAACTCGTATAGTATTCTATTTCATGCATATGCCTGATCCGCTCATGCTTATGTGCAAACTCGCCCTACGGGCTCAGACATGCACTCGCATTCGCTGGCAATATGCATGTCATGACGAATCCTATACGAATGTTTTTGTCTATTATCGATCTGAACCGGCTCAACAACAGTGAACAGCCGGGTAGATTTTTTATAGATACAAATATGAGATTCACAAATATAAAATAACATTGTGTTGAGATTATCTGTTCCAAACAGATAATCTCAATTCAGTTTAGTACCCCAAGGGGGATTTTTTAAGTTTGTTTCATTCTAGTGATAAGGCTGATCACGCGTTTATTGATAAGAATATCTTTTAAGTGCACGACAGCCCATCGTTTAAAAATCGATAGTGCAGTCGACTGAGTTTCCTATGATGTTACAAAACGGCTGGATTGGTTATACTCTGGCACTAACAAAACAATAGCATAGATTTCGTTATATAATGCATATTGCCAGCGAATGCGGGTGCATGTGTGAGCCCGTAGGGCGAGTTTGCACAGGAGCATAAGCGGATAAGGCATATGCATTAAATAGAAATCTATGCTAGTTTTGTTAGTGTCAGAGCATAAGCAATTCAGCTGCTTGGAGTATCAGGCTAAATGCAGTATTCATCGCCAGCTTCCGGTCGGCTGTTGCAGAGGTCTGCGATGGTGGTTGTGTCAACAACACTGCAGATCGCACTGTAGAGTTGCTTCCACAGATTGTAGGTGGAGCATATGGATTCACGCTCACATTCAGGCGCATCCTCTTCGACACAGGCAACAGGGGCAAGCGTTCCTTCTGTCAGACGAAGAACTGCACCGACTGTAATGTCTTCCGGTGCTTTTCGTAACAGGTAGCCACCCTGTGGACCACGGACGCTTCGGACAAGTCCGCCGGAATTTAATATAGAAATGATCTGTTCCAGATATTTATCAGAGATATCCTCGTTTTTTGCTACATCCTTTATGCTGACCGGCTTACCATTAGAGTTGGCTGCTATATAGATCATAAGCCGTAATGCATATCTTCCTTTTGTTGATATTTTCAATGTAATACACCTCCAAATTACACGATCATAATTCATACTAATTTTCTATGAATTGATTATACACCAGTTTAAAAGAAAAATCTATAAAAATATTTCCATTATCCTATTGACAAAGTAGGAATAGAGGTGTAATATACATGCATAAGCTAAATCATAGTTTGTTGATAGGAATAAGCGGAAACGAGGTAAAAGGTATGTTGAACAAGTATTATCAACCACAATATTTGAATGAAGACAATCGAATGTGTACTACCAGACAAGCGTTATCAGCAGGCGGAATTTACAGATGTTGTCGCTAGAGTAAGCCCGGATAAGAATATCCATGAATGACGAAATGATAAGCTCCGGCATAGGGAGCAAATAACGAATACAGAATAAAATGACAGATAATAAAACGGCAGTACATAATGATAGAAGAAACGGAAACGTACATCAGCCGGGAGAAAAGAACAGGAGATTAAAAATTATGGCAAAGAAATCATACAGCGAAAGAGATTTAAAATTTGAAACATTACAGTTACACGTAGGACAGGAAACACCGGATCCCGTAACAGATGCAAGAGCAGTTCCGATCTATCTTACATCATCATATGTATTCCATAACAGCCAGCATGCGGCAGACAGATTTGGCCTCAGAGATGCAGGTAACATTTACGGAAGACTTACAAATCCTACAGAAGACATTTTCGAAAAGAGAATCGCAGCATTAGAGGGCGGCGTAGCAGCACTTGCAGTTGGTTCGGGAGCAGCAGCTCTGACATATGCACTTCAGGCAGTTGCACATAAGGGTGACCACATCGTAGCAGCAAAGAACATCTACGGTGGAACATATAACCTTCTTGCACATACACTTCCGGATTTTGGAATCGAGACAACATTCGTTGATCCATTTGACTATGATGCAATCGAAGCTGCTATTCAGGACAATACAACCGGTATCGAGATCGAGACACTCGGAAATCCTAACTCAGAGGTTGTAGATATCGAGAGAATCGCAAAGATCGCACATGCACATAACATTCCATTGATCGTAGATAATACATTTGCAACACCTTATCTCGTTCGCCCGATTGAGTACGGTGCAGATATCGTTGTACATTCCGCTACCAAGTTCATCGGTGGACACGGAACAACGATCGGTGGTGTCATCATCGACAGTGGTAACTTTGACTGGACATCCAGTGACAAATACCCATGGTTAACAGAGCCGAACGTATCTTACCATGGAGTAAGCTTTGCAAAGGATACAGCACCTGCTGCATTTGTTACTTACATCAGAGCGATCCTGTTAAGAGATATGGGAGCAACTATCTCACCGGTACATTCATTCATCTTCCTTCAGGGACTTGAGACATTATCCTTGCGTGTAGAACGTCATGTTGAAAATGCACTTAAGGTTGTACAGTATCTGAAAGATCAGCCACTGGTTGAGAAGGTAAATCATCCATCCATCTCGGAGGATCCTGAACAGCAGGCATTATATAAGAAATATTTCCCAAATGGCGGCGGATCGATCTTCACATTTGAGATTAAGGGCGGAGCAAAAGAGGCACAGGCATTTATCGATCAGCTTGAGTTATTCTCACTCCTTGCAAATGTTGCAGATGTAAAATCCCTTGCTATCCATCCGGCATCAACCACTCATTCAGAGTGCAACGAGGCTGAGCTATTAGATCAGGGTATCAAGCCGAATACAATTCGTCTGTCCATCGGAACAGAGAACATCGACGATATTATCGAAGATCTGGATGAAGCATTTAAGGCAATCGCAGAATAATCAATAATAAAAACAGTAGATAATTGAACATAAAAACAATAAAAAAATATGGGTGATCGAAGATCATCGGTCACCTGCAAAACGAAAAATAGAATCAGAATAGGAGATTAAAATTATGAGTAAAATTTATAAAGACGCAACAGAGTTAATCGGAAATACACCATTAGTAGAGTTCAATCACATTGAGAAAAAGGAAGGCTTAAATGCAAAGATCCTTGCAAAGTTAGAGTATTTTAATCCGGCAGGAAGCGTAAAAGACAGAATCGCAAAAGAGATGATCGAAGATGCAGAGAGAAAGGGCACATTAAAGCCGGGCGCTACGATCATTGAGCCTACATCCGGAAATACAGGTATCGGTCTTGCATCTATCGCTACAGCAAAGGGTTATAAGGCAATCATCGTTATGCCGGAGACCATGAGCGTTGAAAGAAGAAATATCATCAAAGCATACGGCGCAGAGATCGTTCTGACTGAAGGTGCAAAGGGTATGAAGGGTGCGATCGCAAAGGCTGAGGAGCTCTCTAAGGAGATCCCTGACAGCTTCGTTGCAGGTCAGTTCGTAAATCCGGCAAACCCGGAAGCACACAGAAAGACAACAGGACCGGAGATCTGGAATGATACAGACGGAAAGGTTGATATCTTTGTAGCAGGTGTTGGTACAGGCGGAACTGTAACAGGTGTCGGTGAATATCTGAAGCAGCAGAATCCGAATGTTAAGGTTGTAGCAGTAGAGCCGGCTACATCACCGGTTCTTTCAAAGGGAACTGCAGGAGCACATAAGATTCAGGGTATCGGTGCAGGATTTGTACCGGATACATTAAATACAAAAATCTACGATGAGATCATCACAATCGACAATGATGCAGCATTTGAAGGCGGCAAAGAGATCGCAAGTATAGAAGGTATTCTCGTTGGTATCTCATCCGGTGCAGCTTTCGTAGCAGCAAAGGAACTTGCAAAGCGTCCTGAAAATGCAGGAAAGACAATCGTAGTTCTCCTTCCGGACAGTGGTGACAGATATTACTCAACTCCGCTCTTTGGCTAAGATGTAATTTAAACGAATGTGAATATATAAGTCCTTTTAGAATAAATCATTTATCTCAAAGCAGACACGCTCCACCATACAGCAATGCGGTGGGGCGTGTTTGATGTTACAGGCATTTGCATCTATATTGTTGTGACCTTTACGCCTGTGCACTGTGTCATGTACCATGATAAAAACTCATGTAAGTTTCTATTCAATGCATATGCCTGATTCGCTCATGCTTCTGTGCAAACTCGCCTTCGGCTCAAACATGCACCCGCATTCGCTGGCAATATGCATTTCATAACGAAACTGACACTAATGTTTTATATCATGGTATATGGCACAGCGGCACAGGCGTAAATGGCACAGTAGTTTAGATGCAAATGCCTGTAACAACAAACAGCCTTTTATGTTGTCGGTGAGCGTGTGGATATGGTATAGTATATTTATATGCGGATATATATGGAAATTAGATAAAAGGTAATAAGTTGAGTATGAAGAAATTAACAGAAACGCAGAAAAGTATTATAAAATGGGCATTTGTGCTGGTGCTTCTTGGCCTGATCGTATATGTGTTCCGGGATATGGCAGGACCGATCGCAAAGCAGCTTGTGAAGACAAGCCCTTGGATCGTCGTGCTGATCCTTGTGGCGACATTGCTGTATGGTGTGTTTGAGAGTACGATCACGATGTTATTTGCCAGACAGTATAATCCGACGTTTACATTCAGACAGGCGTTTGGAATGACATATTTTGTGTCATTTTACAGAACGGCGACGCTTGGAAGCGGAGCGGGTGTGTCGGCTCTGGTTTACCTGAATGAGTATGGAGTGAAGACATCAGAAGCATTTGGTATGTATATGATTGAATATGCAGTGCACAAATTAAGCATCGGAATTATGGCGGTGATCCTGTATCTGCTGCATTTCCATTATATGAATGAAACCTTTGCGGAATATGAAGCATATATTGGAATTGGATTTGTGGCTACGGTTATTATTACGATATGTTTACTGTTGTTTGTATGTGCCGGATGGTTTCATCAGATCTTAAAGAAGCTGATGGATCTGGTGAATTACAAAGGACGATTTACAGAAAAGTTTGATAAAATCAAAGAACAGTGTGATATCATGGAAACGGAATCAAAGAAATTGCTGCACCATTGGAAGCTGCTGCTTGGCGTTCTGCTAATCAATATTTGTAAGTTTTCCTGCTGGTTTATGATTCCGTATATCGTACTGTACAAGAGCGGTGCATTTTCGCCGGATGTGGCACTGGCGATCACGACGGTATCCGTCATGCTGGCGGCAGTTATTCCTACGCCTGCCGGGATCGGTTCCAGTGAGTTTGTAATGATCGCAATGTTTGGTGCGATCGTGGGAAGTGCGAAAGCAGGAGCTATGGCACTGCTATACCGTTTTGCAACATTTGTATTTCCGTGTGCACTGGGCGCGGCCTATGCAGCGAAGTTTGCAGTTATAAAACAGAGAAAGAATAAGAAGAAGGAAGTCTGACCCGTATGAGATGTGGGACGGATGGAAAAATATCCGTCAGCTATATGCTCGATATGATATATGATGGACAGAAACAGGGTAAATACAGATATGAAAAAGTTGGTGGTGGGTATTCTTGCCCATGTTGATTCGGGAAAAACTACATTATCGGAAGCCATGTTATATACGGCAGGCAAGATCCGTAAGCTTGGACGGGTGGATCATAAGGATGCTTACCTGGATACGGATGCACAGGAGCGGGAGCGTGGGATCACGATATTTTCCAAGCAGGCGGTATTTACATATGATGACATGGAGATTACGCTGCTTGATACGCCTGGGCATGTTGATTTCTCAGCGGAAATGGAACGAACCTTACAGGTGCTTGACTATGCGATTCTTGTCATTAATGGCATGGACGGGGTACAGAGTCATACTGATACATTATGGAAGCTGTTGAAGCGGTACGAGATCCCGACATTTATATTTGTAAATAAGATGGATATGGATGGGTCAGATAAAGATGCTGTTTTCCAAAATATACGAAAAAAGCTGGATGGGGATTGCGTTGATTTCTCATCCGAGGACAGAGATGAACAGATCGCGATGGCAGACGAGAGACTGTTGGATACCTATCTGGATAGTGGTACGGTTGAGACAGAGGATATCATCGAAGCAATTCTTGACAGAAAGATATTTCCGTGTTTCTGGGGATCGGCACTCAAACTCTCCGGTGTGCAGGAATTATTGGATGCGATGAATACCTATATGGTGATGCCTGCATATAATGCAGAATTTGGCGG is a window from the Lachnospiraceae bacterium GAM79 genome containing:
- a CDS encoding LD-carboxypeptidase; the encoded protein is MRYPKFLEKGGTIGFVAPSFGCNIEPYRTAFGHALDTFHAKGYQTELGPNCYEGCGIGISNTPEKCGQEINEMYTSKKNDVLISCGGGELMCETLDHIDFERLKKADPKWFVGYSDNTNLTYLLTTICDTASVYGPCAAAFGMEPWHASIEDTFALLCGEKKSLQGYRGYEKESLKDEEHPLAPYNITEQKELHLYETDATHGSTTVDEVFMAGRLIGGCMDCLVNLLGTKFDKTTDFLEHYKEDGFIWFLEACDLNVMAIRRAMWQMEHAGWFRYVKGFLIGRPLVHGQEMMGLDQYHAVLDIIAHHNVPVIMDADLGHIAPMLPLISGSYANITATGNNLVVDMKLK
- a CDS encoding Rrf2 family transcriptional regulator; this translates as MKISTKGRYALRLMIYIAANSNGKPVSIKDVAKNEDISDKYLEQIISILNSGGLVRSVRGPQGGYLLRKAPEDITVGAVLRLTEGTLAPVACVEEDAPECERESICSTYNLWKQLYSAICSVVDTTTIADLCNSRPEAGDEYCI
- a CDS encoding O-acetylhomoserine aminocarboxypropyltransferase/cysteine synthase, whose amino-acid sequence is MAKKSYSERDLKFETLQLHVGQETPDPVTDARAVPIYLTSSYVFHNSQHAADRFGLRDAGNIYGRLTNPTEDIFEKRIAALEGGVAALAVGSGAAALTYALQAVAHKGDHIVAAKNIYGGTYNLLAHTLPDFGIETTFVDPFDYDAIEAAIQDNTTGIEIETLGNPNSEVVDIERIAKIAHAHNIPLIVDNTFATPYLVRPIEYGADIVVHSATKFIGGHGTTIGGVIIDSGNFDWTSSDKYPWLTEPNVSYHGVSFAKDTAPAAFVTYIRAILLRDMGATISPVHSFIFLQGLETLSLRVERHVENALKVVQYLKDQPLVEKVNHPSISEDPEQQALYKKYFPNGGGSIFTFEIKGGAKEAQAFIDQLELFSLLANVADVKSLAIHPASTTHSECNEAELLDQGIKPNTIRLSIGTENIDDIIEDLDEAFKAIAE
- the cysK gene encoding cysteine synthase A, with the translated sequence MSKIYKDATELIGNTPLVEFNHIEKKEGLNAKILAKLEYFNPAGSVKDRIAKEMIEDAERKGTLKPGATIIEPTSGNTGIGLASIATAKGYKAIIVMPETMSVERRNIIKAYGAEIVLTEGAKGMKGAIAKAEELSKEIPDSFVAGQFVNPANPEAHRKTTGPEIWNDTDGKVDIFVAGVGTGGTVTGVGEYLKQQNPNVKVVAVEPATSPVLSKGTAGAHKIQGIGAGFVPDTLNTKIYDEIITIDNDAAFEGGKEIASIEGILVGISSGAAFVAAKELAKRPENAGKTIVVLLPDSGDRYYSTPLFG
- a CDS encoding flippase-like domain-containing protein, with amino-acid sequence MKKLTETQKSIIKWAFVLVLLGLIVYVFRDMAGPIAKQLVKTSPWIVVLILVATLLYGVFESTITMLFARQYNPTFTFRQAFGMTYFVSFYRTATLGSGAGVSALVYLNEYGVKTSEAFGMYMIEYAVHKLSIGIMAVILYLLHFHYMNETFAEYEAYIGIGFVATVIITICLLLFVCAGWFHQILKKLMDLVNYKGRFTEKFDKIKEQCDIMETESKKLLHHWKLLLGVLLINICKFSCWFMIPYIVLYKSGAFSPDVALAITTVSVMLAAVIPTPAGIGSSEFVMIAMFGAIVGSAKAGAMALLYRFATFVFPCALGAAYAAKFAVIKQRKNKKKEV